A genome region from Stenotrophomonas maltophilia includes the following:
- a CDS encoding epoxyqueuosine reductase QueH — protein MTEFQRPALTLPADGKRLLLHSCCAPCSGEVMEAITASGIDYAIFFYNPNIHPVKEYELRKQENIRFAEKHGIPFIDCDYDTDNWFSRARGMENEPERGIRCTMCFDMRFERTALYAHEHGYDTISSSLGISRWKNMAQINDCGIRAASRYEGLQYWDYNWRKGGGASRMIEISKREQFYQQEYCGCVYSLRDANRHRRENGRERIKIGLLYYGQDAGTPQGD, from the coding sequence ATGACCGAGTTCCAACGCCCCGCCCTGACCCTGCCCGCCGACGGCAAGCGCCTGCTGCTGCATTCGTGCTGCGCACCCTGCTCCGGCGAAGTGATGGAGGCGATCACCGCCTCCGGGATCGACTACGCGATCTTCTTCTACAACCCCAACATCCACCCGGTGAAGGAATACGAGCTGCGCAAGCAGGAGAACATCCGCTTCGCCGAGAAGCACGGCATTCCGTTCATCGACTGCGACTACGACACCGACAACTGGTTCAGCCGTGCGCGCGGCATGGAGAACGAACCCGAGCGCGGCATCCGCTGCACGATGTGCTTCGACATGCGTTTCGAGCGCACCGCCCTGTACGCGCACGAACACGGTTACGACACCATCAGTTCTTCGCTGGGCATCTCGCGCTGGAAGAACATGGCGCAGATCAACGACTGCGGCATCCGTGCCGCGTCGCGCTATGAAGGCCTGCAGTACTGGGACTACAACTGGCGCAAGGGCGGCGGTGCCAGCCGCATGATCGAGATCAGCAAGCGCGAGCAGTTCTACCAGCAGGAGTACTGCGGCTGCGTGTATTCGCTGCGCGATGCCAACCGCCATCGCCGCGAGAACGGCCGCGAACGGATCAAGATCGGCCTGCTGTACTACGGGCAGGACGCTGGGACGCCGCAGGGCGATTGA